Proteins encoded within one genomic window of Companilactobacillus zhachilii:
- a CDS encoding sensor histidine kinase, with the protein MHFKNNAGFYLRLFSLLIVISEIAVQELTNPIKVLLMGIALFVAVSECLFFSPWSNHPSDKFAEYFSYFVFLILGIIQLFIQQSFLIIYYYVLVVTTAEYTIKQNPKPIHIIVIQFIIYFSYFVIPRSLNFNYHSWVGYVQVILSPYTVQFWSTYLISYLYLNLLTKNRAIDGLNKELITKVDQLQDYSSKIKELTLIEERQRISQNLHDMLGHSLIGLRLHLDALNQVIDTNPEKSHQILDKSKDIIDHSLVELRETVNELKETKELADLQSALDELKNSISVTEEVKVDLKTYFNVNKLDIAVKDLIYKTSQEFITNSIKHGHSSLITIKLRLIDNKMTFNLSNNGLDAKNIVASNGINGIKNRVEKLNGQVNFSNNKPSGFKTDITIPIGENLND; encoded by the coding sequence ATGCACTTTAAAAACAATGCTGGTTTCTACTTACGACTTTTTTCTCTATTGATCGTCATTTCAGAAATAGCTGTCCAAGAACTCACTAATCCGATTAAAGTTTTACTAATGGGAATTGCTCTATTTGTTGCAGTTTCGGAATGTTTATTTTTCAGTCCATGGAGTAATCATCCCAGTGATAAATTTGCGGAATACTTCAGTTACTTTGTTTTTCTTATTTTGGGGATCATTCAATTATTTATTCAACAGTCTTTTCTTATCATCTACTACTACGTCTTAGTTGTGACAACCGCTGAATACACCATTAAACAAAATCCCAAGCCTATACATATTATCGTCATCCAGTTTATTATCTATTTCTCATACTTCGTCATTCCTCGCTCATTGAACTTTAACTACCACTCCTGGGTCGGCTACGTACAAGTGATTCTTTCACCATACACCGTTCAATTCTGGAGTACTTATTTAATTTCTTACTTATACTTAAATCTCTTGACCAAAAATCGTGCTATTGACGGCTTAAACAAAGAATTGATAACTAAAGTCGATCAGCTCCAAGATTACTCCAGTAAAATCAAAGAATTAACTTTAATTGAAGAACGTCAACGTATTTCACAAAATTTACACGACATGCTAGGTCATTCATTGATCGGTCTCAGATTACATTTAGACGCTTTAAACCAAGTTATTGATACCAATCCCGAGAAATCGCACCAGATTCTTGATAAATCTAAGGATATTATTGACCACAGTTTAGTGGAATTGCGTGAAACCGTTAATGAACTAAAGGAAACCAAGGAGTTGGCAGACTTACAAAGCGCCCTCGACGAATTGAAGAACTCTATTTCTGTGACTGAAGAAGTCAAAGTTGATTTAAAAACATACTTCAACGTCAATAAACTAGATATCGCCGTTAAAGATTTAATTTATAAAACATCTCAGGAATTTATTACCAATAGTATTAAACACGGTCACAGTTCACTTATTACTATTAAATTACGTCTCATTGACAATAAAATGACTTTCAATCTTAGTAATAATGGCTTAGATGCCAAAAATATCGTAGCTTCAAACGGTATCAATGGAATTAAAAACCGTGTGGAAAAGCTAAACGGTCAAGTAAACTTTTCTAACAATAAACCAAGTGGATTCAAAACTGACATTACAATTCCGATTGGAGAAAATTTAAATGATTAA
- a CDS encoding type 1 glutamine amidotransferase, which translates to MRINVLQHTPNEGPGMIQDWSEKNGYEMFIYHPYQFGYLPTADETDMLVILGGPMSPNDGLAWIKQERDLIQKLLSQDKPIFGVCYGAQQVVKTLGYQVTEAPAKEVGFAPVYRRDVKFLNIPEELNVLHWHEEMFEIPEDAQLLFSSDKVENQGFILNHRVVGLQFHLEPKADNVREMVVNDFPYIEGSVLSQTSEKILQTNISDDNKQTLYKLLDYISEN; encoded by the coding sequence ATGAGAATAAACGTTTTACAACACACGCCTAATGAAGGTCCAGGGATGATTCAAGATTGGTCAGAAAAGAATGGTTATGAAATGTTCATTTATCATCCTTATCAATTTGGTTATTTACCAACCGCTGACGAAACCGACATGTTAGTTATCTTAGGTGGACCAATGAGCCCCAATGATGGCTTAGCTTGGATCAAACAAGAACGTGATCTGATTCAGAAATTGTTATCTCAAGATAAACCAATTTTTGGTGTCTGTTACGGTGCACAACAAGTTGTTAAAACTTTAGGATATCAGGTCACTGAGGCTCCGGCTAAAGAGGTTGGTTTTGCACCAGTGTATCGTCGTGATGTAAAGTTCCTTAATATTCCAGAGGAATTGAACGTTTTGCATTGGCACGAAGAGATGTTTGAAATACCTGAAGATGCTCAATTACTTTTCTCAAGTGATAAAGTGGAAAATCAAGGGTTTATTTTGAATCATCGAGTGGTTGGCCTGCAATTTCATTTGGAACCGAAAGCTGATAATGTGCGTGAGATGGTTGTAAATGATTTTCCATATATTGAAGGGTCAGTGCTAAGTCAAACTAGTGAAAAAATTTTACAAACTAATATTTCTGATGATAATAAACAAACACTTTATAAATTGTTGGATTATATTAGCGAAAACTAA
- a CDS encoding zinc-binding dehydrogenase, whose amino-acid sequence MKAVVVNQAGGPEVLQIEERPIPQATTDQTVIHIKAFAVHRYEVLTREGGSPSVKFPRVIGVEAVGEVYQPSKNSKLAKGQKIMVVNGGFGRAFDGSEQEYALVPDEIIHPVTFDGSWVEFANYPETFYTAFGALKTTKLHAGQTLLVRGGTTGVGMAALVIAKAMGLKVAATTRRKERSQMLLDMGADEVVIDQDGKLQTNNSYDGMLDMVGAPVVSDSLSHVKRGGYYTTIGLLSGEWIWNNFDPFENIAGKYVTAFDGVDINDEMVNDMFKLINDNHLTIPIAKVFKLDEIQAAQEYIMKHDRPIGQVIVTTD is encoded by the coding sequence ATGAAAGCAGTTGTTGTTAACCAAGCTGGTGGTCCAGAAGTTTTGCAAATTGAGGAACGTCCGATTCCCCAAGCTACTACGGATCAAACGGTTATTCATATTAAAGCCTTTGCGGTTCATCGTTATGAGGTTTTGACACGTGAAGGTGGGTCACCATCGGTTAAATTTCCTCGAGTTATTGGCGTTGAAGCTGTGGGTGAAGTTTACCAGCCTTCTAAGAATAGTAAATTGGCTAAAGGACAAAAAATTATGGTTGTTAACGGTGGTTTCGGTCGTGCCTTTGATGGTAGTGAACAAGAATACGCCTTAGTACCTGATGAAATTATTCATCCGGTTACTTTTGATGGTTCATGGGTAGAATTTGCTAATTATCCCGAAACATTTTATACAGCATTTGGTGCCTTGAAGACAACTAAATTGCATGCTGGTCAAACGTTGTTAGTTCGTGGTGGAACAACTGGTGTAGGGATGGCTGCTTTAGTTATTGCCAAAGCTATGGGCTTGAAAGTTGCCGCAACTACTCGTCGAAAAGAACGCAGTCAAATGTTGTTAGATATGGGTGCTGATGAAGTTGTAATTGACCAAGATGGCAAGTTACAAACAAATAATTCTTATGATGGCATGCTTGACATGGTCGGTGCTCCCGTGGTCAGTGATTCATTGTCACATGTTAAACGTGGTGGTTACTATACAACAATTGGCTTACTGTCTGGAGAATGGATTTGGAATAATTTTGATCCATTTGAAAATATTGCCGGTAAGTACGTCACAGCTTTTGATGGTGTAGATATCAATGATGAAATGGTTAACGACATGTTCAAGTTGATCAATGATAATCATTTGACGATTCCGATCGCTAAAGTATTTAAGTTGGATGAAATTCAAGCAGCACAAGAATATATTATGAAACATGATCGTCCGATTGGACAGGTTATTGTTACGACCGATTAA
- a CDS encoding zinc ribbon domain-containing protein, translating into MFCPNCGHKVDPDQKFCDNCGWALKKKKAEETNKVKDDDTVRSLSEIENELNEEEPAKDTKSVEQPHLQQAPDQQREYGSFDHPKQTTASRKTTPRPDPEPAMKTYEGSNRSSFSKSSATEPIDDKTQVYSKNDFNPISQKPYKKAEQVESSKKPFTDPIKDPIGNPFEPTESEKRAAEAKRKAEEVDPNDGFIHNMMKFAKNNAYISILAVIIAAILLVVKRNYGYIALAIIIILWFLLSQLRHGNEVGANKALKHETSLKKDSNNGSSSNTQTYNERPAQTKKEARDRYENAADRLKPNHKTTTQKVIIFSSFIGFIASVAGPFLDGLSLSGTIANAANYTANNLGAQPTWITNGFSAIRLICFLSPVIALIAGCFRSRGSIRLVRIFTFLPTVLYAALYAALNTGLVNSSAITGQVVVNASRSFGMSFYVLLATSVISLIMAYTLRPRIK; encoded by the coding sequence ATGTTTTGTCCAAATTGTGGCCATAAAGTAGACCCAGATCAAAAATTTTGTGATAACTGTGGTTGGGCCCTAAAAAAGAAAAAAGCTGAAGAAACAAACAAAGTAAAAGATGATGACACTGTTCGTTCATTGTCTGAAATTGAAAATGAACTAAATGAAGAAGAACCTGCTAAAGATACTAAATCAGTAGAACAACCTCATTTACAACAGGCACCAGATCAACAACGTGAGTATGGATCATTTGATCATCCTAAGCAAACTACTGCATCAAGGAAGACTACCCCACGTCCAGATCCTGAACCTGCTATGAAGACTTACGAAGGTTCAAATCGTTCTTCTTTCAGTAAATCAAGTGCTACTGAACCAATCGATGATAAGACTCAAGTTTATAGCAAAAATGATTTCAATCCAATTTCCCAAAAGCCTTATAAAAAGGCCGAACAAGTGGAATCATCCAAGAAACCATTTACTGATCCAATTAAAGATCCTATTGGTAATCCTTTCGAACCAACTGAAAGTGAAAAACGTGCTGCTGAAGCTAAACGTAAAGCCGAAGAAGTCGATCCTAATGACGGCTTCATTCATAATATGATGAAATTTGCCAAAAATAATGCTTATATTAGTATTTTGGCAGTTATCATAGCCGCTATTTTATTAGTAGTTAAGAGAAATTACGGTTATATTGCCTTAGCTATCATCATCATTCTATGGTTCCTACTTTCCCAATTGCGTCACGGAAATGAAGTTGGTGCTAACAAAGCGCTTAAACACGAAACTTCTTTGAAGAAAGATTCTAATAACGGTTCTAGTTCCAATACGCAAACATATAACGAACGTCCTGCTCAAACTAAGAAGGAAGCTCGCGATAGATATGAGAATGCCGCTGATCGATTAAAACCAAATCATAAGACAACTACTCAAAAAGTAATTATCTTTTCATCATTTATTGGGTTCATTGCCTCAGTTGCAGGCCCATTCCTTGATGGACTCTCACTATCAGGAACCATTGCCAACGCCGCTAACTACACCGCCAATAACCTAGGTGCACAACCAACTTGGATAACAAATGGATTCTCAGCAATCCGCTTGATCTGTTTCCTTTCACCAGTTATCGCCTTAATTGCAGGTTGTTTCAGATCACGCGGTAGTATACGTTTGGTAAGAATCTTTACTTTCTTACCAACTGTCCTTTACGCCGCATTATATGCAGCCTTAAACACAGGCTTAGTAAACTCATCAGCTATTACTGGCCAAGTAGTAGTAAACGCCAGCCGTTCCTTTGGAATGAGCTTCTACGTCCTACTAGCTACTTCAGTTATTTCATTAATAATGGCTTATACTTTACGTCCTAGAATTAAATAA
- a CDS encoding DNA adenine methylase produces the protein MDKKDRVKVDLKPIIKWVGGKRQLLPKINELMPESFNCYYEPFIGGGAVFFNLAPQKAVINDMNKSLIDMYEVIRDDPKELMDLLTIHQRNNSKEYYLKVRAYDRDATIDGMSKVERVARVMYMLRVDFNGLYRVNSKNQFNVPYGKYKNPKIVDVDLITNISDYFNKNDITFKNGDFEKAVESATSGDLVYFDPPYIPLSETASFTSYTSDGFTLDDQKRLRDLFFELKNRGVQVMLSNSDTKLTRELYTGANIYEVSANRAINSVGSKRGKVGELIITSY, from the coding sequence ATGGATAAAAAAGATAGAGTAAAAGTAGACTTAAAGCCAATCATAAAATGGGTTGGTGGTAAGAGACAGCTTTTACCAAAGATAAATGAATTAATGCCGGAAAGTTTCAATTGTTATTATGAACCTTTCATTGGAGGTGGCGCAGTGTTCTTCAATTTAGCACCTCAAAAAGCAGTAATAAATGATATGAATAAATCACTAATTGATATGTATGAGGTGATTAGAGATGATCCTAAAGAATTGATGGATTTACTTACTATTCACCAAAGAAATAATAGTAAAGAGTATTATTTGAAAGTTAGGGCATATGATAGAGATGCAACTATTGACGGGATGTCTAAGGTTGAACGAGTTGCCAGGGTCATGTACATGCTACGTGTTGACTTTAATGGACTGTATCGGGTTAATAGTAAAAATCAATTTAATGTTCCTTATGGAAAATATAAAAATCCTAAAATTGTTGATGTAGATTTAATTACTAATATTAGTGATTATTTTAATAAAAACGATATTACCTTCAAGAACGGTGATTTTGAAAAAGCGGTGGAATCGGCTACTTCGGGAGATTTAGTTTATTTTGATCCGCCATATATACCGTTATCAGAAACCGCTAGTTTTACTTCGTACACGTCTGATGGATTTACATTAGATGACCAAAAAAGATTACGTGATCTATTTTTTGAATTAAAAAATAGAGGTGTTCAAGTAATGCTCAGTAATTCTGATACGAAATTAACTAGAGAATTATATACTGGTGCGAATATATATGAAGTTTCGGCAAATCGAGCAATTAATTCTGTTGGTAGTAAACGTGGGAAAGTTGGAGAATTAATTATTACAAGCTATTAG
- a CDS encoding tyrosine-protein phosphatase produces the protein MKRILNLEGAINLRELGGYPTKDGTTIKYNKLLRSGDISNLTGKSLAYLKKYGLKYIVDFRSNDEQRNWADTTSDFYKIYSDPVYPLKGNGDKLAGILNRNSYNYLGMIYQSVVLDAHGQQAYKLFFDLLLHNDQPNTALLFHCAAGKDRTGIGALLILKALGVDDETITKDYLLTNLMYESDHEIDRILNDKSGNQSVNQMNMTAADLESITSVFDAIEHYYGTFENYLDKALDIDADKLAKLKAIYTTNDDN, from the coding sequence ATGAAACGCATATTAAATCTTGAAGGTGCCATAAATTTACGTGAACTTGGTGGATACCCCACTAAAGATGGTACGACAATTAAATATAATAAACTCTTACGTTCAGGGGATATAAGTAACTTAACAGGAAAATCTTTAGCTTACCTTAAAAAATACGGCTTAAAGTATATTGTTGATTTTCGTTCCAACGATGAACAACGTAATTGGGCCGACACCACATCTGATTTCTACAAAATTTATTCTGACCCCGTTTACCCACTCAAAGGCAACGGCGACAAACTTGCAGGCATCCTCAATCGAAATAGTTATAACTATTTAGGCATGATTTATCAAAGCGTCGTCTTAGATGCCCACGGACAACAAGCCTACAAATTATTTTTCGATTTATTATTACATAACGACCAACCAAATACAGCCCTATTGTTCCATTGTGCAGCTGGAAAAGATCGGACAGGTATCGGTGCCCTCTTAATTCTCAAGGCCCTAGGTGTAGACGACGAAACTATTACCAAAGATTATTTATTAACCAATTTAATGTACGAAAGCGACCACGAAATAGACCGCATTTTGAACGATAAATCAGGCAACCAAAGCGTCAACCAAATGAACATGACCGCCGCCGACCTAGAAAGTATCACCTCAGTATTTGATGCCATCGAACATTATTATGGAACCTTTGAAAATTATTTGGACAAGGCACTGGATATTGATGCCGATAAATTAGCTAAGTTGAAGGCTATTTATACGACTAACGATGATAATTAA
- a CDS encoding DNA-methyltransferase has product MEQVYGDNNVKLVLADAFEYLTSLPDKSIDVIATDPPYFLSNGGMSNSGGKQVSVNKGEWDEKGDVDVEAFYNKILEESYRVLKDNGTLWIFGSMHNIYIIGYLLPKVGFKILNNITWQKSNPAPNLSRRMFTHSTETILWAKKKDGKQLFNYDHMRKINNHKQMKDVWTTSTINKSEKRFGKHPTQKPLAVMIRLLEASTNNKSLVLDPFVGSGTTAVAGKLLNIRVIGVDSEKDFLDIAKHRVEDFRNEKVGKIQ; this is encoded by the coding sequence TTGGAGCAAGTATACGGGGATAATAATGTAAAGCTAGTTTTAGCCGATGCTTTTGAATATTTAACGAGCCTTCCAGACAAATCTATTGATGTGATTGCGACAGATCCACCTTATTTTTTAAGCAATGGTGGAATGTCTAATAGCGGCGGAAAACAAGTTAGTGTTAATAAAGGAGAATGGGATGAGAAGGGCGACGTGGATGTTGAGGCTTTTTATAACAAGATTCTTGAAGAAAGTTACCGTGTTTTAAAGGACAATGGTACTTTATGGATCTTTGGCTCAATGCATAATATTTATATTATTGGATATTTATTACCAAAAGTTGGTTTTAAAATATTGAATAATATTACATGGCAAAAGTCTAATCCTGCTCCAAATTTAAGTAGAAGGATGTTTACTCATTCCACTGAGACAATTCTTTGGGCAAAAAAGAAAGATGGTAAGCAGCTATTTAACTATGATCATATGAGGAAAATAAATAATCATAAGCAAATGAAAGATGTCTGGACTACTTCGACAATAAACAAATCTGAAAAAAGATTTGGTAAGCATCCGACACAAAAACCATTGGCGGTTATGATTAGGCTGTTAGAAGCATCTACAAACAATAAATCTTTAGTTCTAGATCCGTTTGTTGGTTCAGGAACAACTGCAGTTGCTGGAAAACTTTTGAATATTAGAGTTATTGGGGTAGATAGTGAAAAAGATTTTTTGGATATTGCAAAGCATAGGGTTGAAGATTTTCGAAATGAGAAAGTGGGCAAGATACAATGA
- a CDS encoding ABC transporter ATP-binding protein/permease — translation MTLLELKNVKKSFTLNKQEFPVLKGIDLKLDRGEFVSILGESGGGKTTLLNTIGGLDSQFQGDILVNGQSLKKGSDKALDNYRSHTVGFVFQSFHLISHLTILENVMVPLEMSSLSKAQRTDRAKSLLAKVGLSEHLDKHPNQLSGGQKQRVAIARALANDPEIIIADEPTGALDSENTEEVLKILDEIAKEGKLVIAVTHSQIVADYGTRVVHLQDGKVDSDKKLRDSYQAPNETPSEKKITHLSFGDTFRLAWEHMRYTKGRNILIILGAAIGIFSVIFMLGLGSGITGYINGEMTKQVNPNAIQVTKNVSRDTIDPNSVNISNSDVNRFKKIKNVKKVEKAYFAQSPKVNYNNKNVAVQFFQTWNATEKPDDITKGKKPGNNQIILLKSDAQKLDKKNYKNMVGKTVKMYVTSLDKNNQPAQITMNLKVSGIIKSGSSAVTYNTLESAAKDANVTIKPNFATLTVNNTLNVKTVQEKVKSYKTTIDKKKQNRYIITGVGAIIDSLNTYLRLAFDVLAAIAGISLIVSAIMIIVVLYISVSERTQEIGILRAIGARKKDIRNMFISESFLIGLLSGVFASIIAWLVQMGTNSIAQNAFNATIVSISPGNFIFGIVISIIISLLAALAPSRRAAKLDPRDSLTDE, via the coding sequence ATGACCTTACTAGAATTAAAAAATGTAAAGAAATCATTTACGTTAAATAAACAAGAATTTCCAGTTTTAAAGGGTATCGACCTCAAACTTGATCGTGGCGAATTCGTCTCGATTCTTGGTGAGTCCGGTGGTGGTAAAACTACTCTACTAAATACAATTGGTGGCTTGGATTCACAATTCCAAGGGGATATCCTCGTCAATGGTCAATCTTTGAAAAAGGGTTCTGACAAGGCCTTAGACAATTATCGTAGCCACACTGTTGGTTTTGTTTTCCAAAGTTTTCATTTGATCAGTCACTTAACTATTTTGGAAAATGTTATGGTTCCACTTGAGATGTCTTCATTAAGCAAAGCTCAACGAACTGATCGAGCCAAATCATTACTTGCTAAGGTTGGGCTTTCTGAACATCTAGACAAGCATCCCAATCAATTATCAGGTGGTCAAAAACAACGTGTTGCGATTGCTCGTGCCTTAGCTAATGATCCTGAAATCATCATTGCCGATGAACCAACCGGTGCTTTGGACTCCGAAAATACTGAAGAAGTTTTGAAAATCTTGGATGAAATTGCTAAAGAGGGCAAATTGGTTATTGCCGTTACTCACTCACAAATCGTGGCTGATTACGGTACCCGAGTGGTTCACTTGCAAGATGGTAAAGTTGATTCAGATAAAAAGTTGCGCGATTCTTATCAAGCTCCTAACGAGACTCCAAGTGAAAAGAAGATTACTCATTTAAGCTTTGGTGATACTTTCCGTCTAGCTTGGGAACATATGCGCTACACCAAGGGACGAAATATTTTAATCATCTTAGGTGCCGCAATCGGTATTTTCTCCGTAATTTTCATGTTAGGACTGGGCTCTGGTATTACTGGTTATATCAACGGTGAAATGACCAAACAAGTTAATCCCAATGCTATTCAAGTAACTAAAAATGTTTCAAGGGATACAATTGATCCTAACAGTGTCAATATAAGCAATTCTGACGTCAATCGGTTCAAAAAAATCAAGAACGTTAAAAAGGTTGAAAAAGCTTATTTTGCACAATCACCTAAAGTTAATTACAACAATAAGAACGTTGCAGTCCAATTTTTCCAAACTTGGAACGCTACTGAAAAGCCGGACGATATCACTAAGGGTAAAAAACCGGGAAATAATCAAATTATCCTTTTAAAATCTGACGCTCAAAAATTAGATAAAAAGAATTACAAAAACATGGTCGGCAAAACGGTCAAGATGTACGTTACAAGTCTTGATAAAAATAACCAACCTGCCCAAATCACAATGAACTTGAAAGTTTCAGGTATCATCAAATCTGGTTCATCAGCCGTTACATATAACACACTTGAATCAGCCGCTAAAGATGCTAATGTCACTATCAAACCTAACTTTGCGACATTAACAGTTAACAACACTTTAAACGTTAAAACCGTTCAAGAAAAAGTTAAATCTTACAAGACAACAATTGATAAGAAAAAACAAAATCGCTACATAATTACCGGTGTTGGAGCTATTATTGATTCACTAAATACTTACCTCAGATTAGCATTTGATGTCTTAGCCGCTATCGCTGGTATTTCATTGATTGTTTCAGCAATCATGATTATCGTTGTTCTTTACATCAGTGTTTCTGAACGTACACAAGAAATCGGTATTCTTCGTGCCATCGGTGCTAGAAAGAAAGATATTAGAAATATGTTTATTTCCGAGTCATTCTTAATTGGATTACTTTCAGGAGTATTTGCTTCAATCATTGCCTGGCTAGTCCAAATGGGAACCAATTCCATAGCCCAAAACGCCTTTAACGCAACAATTGTCTCAATCTCCCCCGGTAACTTTATCTTCGGTATTGTTATCAGCATTATCATCAGTTTATTAGCTGCTTTAGCTCCATCAAGACGAGCAGCTAAACTTGATCCACGTGATTCATTAACTGATGAATAA
- a CDS encoding glycosyltransferase family 2 protein, translated as MVKNKLSIIMTAYNVANYISSAIDSVVAQTNQNFNLIIVDDCSTDQTQKIIRLYEKKYDWISVVCHTQNSGVSASRNTGLAMADGKLVTFIDGDDWVEPDYVDHFLDIFNDNDVDMVTCGFFNENENGKVKNKIAKRQTSIVGRDEAVKQIIKMTGTVMGYTWNKAYVRSIIDDNNLGFQTDLDLMEDQVFNVEYATVARKFYLDNIPLYHYVSRKGSITQKFAMENVRDVGVARMKVYKTIRDSTRSEKDEI; from the coding sequence ATGGTGAAAAATAAACTTTCAATTATTATGACAGCTTATAATGTAGCTAATTACATTTCTAGCGCGATTGATTCAGTAGTTGCTCAAACTAATCAGAATTTCAATCTAATTATTGTGGATGACTGCTCTACCGATCAAACTCAGAAGATAATCCGTCTGTATGAAAAAAAGTATGATTGGATATCTGTTGTTTGCCATACACAAAATTCCGGAGTTTCGGCCTCGAGGAATACCGGACTTGCAATGGCCGATGGCAAATTAGTGACTTTTATCGACGGTGATGATTGGGTTGAACCCGATTACGTTGATCATTTTTTAGATATCTTTAATGATAATGATGTTGATATGGTTACATGTGGCTTTTTCAACGAAAATGAAAATGGCAAAGTTAAGAATAAAATTGCTAAGCGTCAGACTTCCATAGTTGGTCGTGATGAGGCCGTGAAACAGATTATTAAAATGACTGGGACGGTTATGGGTTATACATGGAATAAAGCCTATGTCCGTTCAATTATTGATGATAATAATCTCGGCTTTCAAACGGATCTCGATTTGATGGAAGACCAAGTTTTCAATGTCGAATATGCGACAGTAGCTAGAAAATTTTATTTAGATAACATTCCCTTATATCATTACGTTTCCCGCAAAGGCAGTATTACTCAGAAATTTGCGATGGAAAATGTCCGTGACGTTGGAGTTGCGAGAATGAAAGTTTATAAAACAATTCGAGATAGCACTCGAAGTGAAAAAGACGAGATTTAA
- a CDS encoding response regulator transcription factor, with protein MIKMIIADDQAIVREGLSLVLGFDEEIEIVFQAKNGQEAVDYLADHDCDIVLMDIKMPVLNGVEATKVIHQKYPDVKILVLTTFNDYEYIFQALKNGANGYLLKDTDGKELIADIKKVHNNESIIGSQISDSLVAGLQNNSQQNMISSLTPRELEIARAIANGKSNKEISTILFLSEGTVKNYVTNIFEKLQLSNRTEVALFMKKYD; from the coding sequence ATGATTAAAATGATAATTGCCGACGATCAAGCTATTGTTCGTGAAGGATTAAGTTTAGTCCTCGGTTTTGATGAAGAAATTGAAATAGTCTTTCAAGCCAAAAATGGTCAAGAAGCAGTTGACTATCTAGCAGACCATGATTGCGACATTGTCCTGATGGACATCAAAATGCCCGTATTAAATGGCGTTGAAGCCACTAAAGTCATTCATCAAAAATATCCTGACGTTAAAATTCTAGTGTTAACCACCTTCAATGATTACGAATATATTTTCCAAGCCTTAAAAAACGGCGCCAATGGTTACCTCCTAAAAGACACCGATGGCAAGGAATTAATTGCCGATATCAAAAAAGTTCATAACAACGAATCCATCATCGGCAGCCAAATCAGTGATAGCCTAGTAGCCGGACTTCAAAATAACTCGCAACAAAACATGATATCCTCTTTAACACCCCGAGAACTAGAAATAGCCCGAGCCATCGCCAACGGAAAAAGTAATAAAGAAATCAGCACGATACTTTTCTTATCAGAGGGAACCGTTAAGAATTACGTCACAAATATTTTCGAAAAATTACAATTAAGCAATCGCACCGAAGTCGCACTCTTTATGAAAAAATATGATTAA